The segment GAAGCGGTAATACTATCGTTTCAAACATCATTACATTTCTAATTTTGAATTTAATGGTTCAATAATTAGGTCGGTTTTAATGGATTTCCCCGCTTACAGGGGAGCGGGGAACATTGGTTTTAAATAAGCCGTGCCTTTCCTATAAATTAAGCTTTTCCTATTCCGGCTTCAAACAGTTTTTCTTTTGTGATGGCATTGCCTTTGCAGCAATCCAGTAATTTTCCATCTACTGCAATTGCTTGTAATTTCTTGATCCCATATTCATTTATCTTGGAAACACAGGACTTATCATCACACTGTTTCACCAAATCATAAGTGGTGAGCTCGCAATTATCACAAGCGAGATCTTTCACCATTTTC is part of the Antarcticibacterium sp. 1MA-6-2 genome and harbors:
- a CDS encoding glutaredoxin; this translates as MKRQIEIFTANCPVCDPVVKMVKDLACDNCELTTYDLVKQCDDKSCVSKINEYGIKKLQAIAVDGKLLDCCKGNAITKEKLFEAGIGKA